Proteins encoded together in one Aeromonas encheleia window:
- the rdgC gene encoding recombination-associated protein RdgC — MWFKNLQIYRFTRPFDLTVDQLETQLEACAFTPCGSQDISRFGWVKPLGKFGSTLTHSASGHILLCARKEEKMLPGTVIKEMLAEKVEAIEFEQGRALKKKEKEALKEEILHTLLPRAFSRTSQTFAWINPADNLMVVDAGSAKKADDLLALLRKSIGTLPVVPVALKNPPEITMTEWLNEGNLPASFTLEDEAELRSAMEHGGIIRCKQQDLMSEEIKNHLANDKLVTKLALNWGETLSFVLGDDLSIKRLKFSEELREQNDDVTSEDPAARLDADFALVTAELAQFIPALFAVLGGEEQSI, encoded by the coding sequence ATGTGGTTTAAAAACCTGCAGATTTATCGCTTTACCCGCCCCTTTGACCTGACCGTGGATCAGCTGGAAACCCAGCTCGAGGCCTGTGCCTTCACCCCCTGTGGCAGTCAGGACATCTCCCGGTTCGGTTGGGTCAAGCCCCTCGGCAAATTCGGCTCAACCCTGACCCACTCCGCCTCTGGCCACATCCTGCTCTGCGCCCGCAAGGAAGAGAAGATGCTGCCGGGCACGGTGATCAAGGAGATGCTGGCGGAGAAGGTCGAAGCGATCGAATTCGAGCAGGGCCGCGCCCTCAAGAAGAAGGAGAAGGAAGCGCTGAAGGAGGAGATCCTCCACACCCTGCTGCCCCGCGCCTTCAGCCGCACCAGCCAGACCTTCGCCTGGATCAATCCGGCCGACAACCTGATGGTGGTGGACGCAGGCTCCGCCAAGAAGGCGGACGATCTGCTGGCCCTGCTGCGCAAGAGCATAGGCACCCTGCCGGTGGTCCCGGTAGCCCTCAAGAACCCGCCCGAGATCACCATGACCGAGTGGCTGAACGAGGGTAACCTGCCCGCCAGCTTCACCCTGGAAGACGAGGCCGAGCTGCGCAGCGCCATGGAGCATGGCGGCATCATCCGCTGCAAGCAGCAGGATCTGATGAGCGAGGAGATCAAGAATCACCTGGCCAACGACAAGCTGGTGACCAAGCTGGCCCTGAACTGGGGCGAGACCCTGAGCTTCGTGCTGGGGGACGATCTCTCCATCAAGCGTCTCAAGTTCAGCGAAGAGCTGCGCGAGCAGAACGACGACGTGACCAGCGAAGATCCCGCCGCCCGGCTGGATGCGGACTTCGCCCTGGTGACCGCCGAGCTGGCCCAGTTCATCCCGGCGCTGTTTGCCGTCCTGGGTGGCGAAGAGCAGTCCATCTAG
- the crr gene encoding PTS glucose transporter subunit IIA gives MGLFDKLKKLVSDDSSDTGGIEIFAPLSGEIVPIEDVPDVVFAEKIVGDGIAIKPAGNKMVAPCDGTIGKIFETNHAFSLESDSGIELFVHFGIDTVELKGEGFTRIAQEGQKVKRGDTIIEFDLAVLEAKAKSTLTPVVISNMDEIKELIKMTGAVTVGETPVIRIKK, from the coding sequence ATGGGTCTGTTTGATAAACTGAAGAAACTGGTTTCCGATGACAGCTCTGACACCGGCGGCATCGAAATCTTTGCCCCCCTGTCAGGGGAAATCGTACCGATCGAAGACGTGCCTGACGTTGTCTTCGCCGAGAAAATCGTCGGTGACGGCATCGCCATCAAGCCGGCTGGCAACAAGATGGTTGCGCCGTGCGACGGCACCATCGGCAAGATCTTCGAGACCAACCACGCGTTCTCTCTGGAATCCGACTCTGGTATCGAGCTGTTCGTTCACTTCGGTATCGACACCGTCGAGCTGAAAGGCGAAGGCTTCACCCGTATCGCTCAGGAAGGTCAGAAGGTCAAGCGCGGTGATACCATCATCGAGTTCGATCTGGCCGTTCTGGAAGCGAAAGCCAAGTCTACCCTGACGCCTGTGGTCATCTCCAACATGGATGAGATCAAAGAACTGATCAAGATGACTGGCGCCGTGACCGTGGGCGAGACTCCGGTGATCCGCATCAAGAAATAA
- a CDS encoding GNAT family N-acetyltransferase, with translation MLRASRPEDMEEIVEIWLLASLQAHDFVDASCWWQAQEELRTRYLDHARIWVYEERGELLGFMALVEDFLAALFVRPDRQGRGVGHALLQEAKLQEGKLHTRVFVENEPAVRFYRRHGFVIAGEQSDPLTGHPQYRMCFPTA, from the coding sequence ATGTTGAGAGCGAGCAGGCCGGAAGACATGGAAGAGATAGTCGAGATCTGGCTGCTGGCATCCTTGCAGGCTCATGATTTTGTTGACGCTTCCTGCTGGTGGCAGGCCCAGGAGGAGCTGCGTACCCGCTACCTCGATCATGCCCGCATCTGGGTATACGAGGAGCGGGGTGAGCTGCTCGGCTTCATGGCGCTGGTGGAGGATTTCCTGGCGGCGCTGTTCGTGCGCCCCGACCGGCAGGGCCGCGGGGTCGGCCATGCCCTGCTGCAGGAGGCCAAGCTGCAGGAGGGCAAGCTGCATACCCGGGTGTTCGTGGAGAACGAGCCGGCGGTGCGCTTCTATCGGCGCCACGGCTTCGTGATCGCGGGGGAGCAGTCCGATCCGCTGACCGGTCACCCCCAATACAGGATGTGCTTCCCGACCGCCTGA
- a CDS encoding AAA family ATPase, protein MKILSLAGENLASLTGTFAIDFTRGALGAAGLFAITGNTGAGKSTLLDAICLALYDEMPRFIANRKNVEKIGRADEDEKEKLTANDVKNILSRGHASGFAEVQFRGCDGRIWLARWAVRRARNRSEGRFQAQERSLTDVVTGQIFSGSKRELQERIDELVGLSWEQFRRAVILPQGEFAAFLKSGADERSALLERMTGTELYSAISVQTHERARAEQQTLAAIGQRLGDVALMDEATREHWVTEQQRLSTSLKHEQQQRQLLQDLRDLNDRIAALRLACQEGQTALADAEAAHAQAAPEREEFGRAEQAQVARADHDELARLDQEVQQQELLVGQLGPELELSSQAQQQAALREQQLLADKLAAEREWGALQPELKRAQDLDTRIREKAGQLQEIQQQGAQARTLQLQLQQEWQQQCERAQALEDRRRQWASWLEERKTLAPLARQWQPLLAAMQDWAENKALLQRLLQSHEHKSHALRDLQARLEQGQQERDHWQQERARLQLQHDQVQAQEWDAQVARAQELRQSRTEQLARVRQLLELAQAGRNHSEQQQRLWQEIGMLEQQLARLAAQHDELEPALARLGTQREEARHALEQARAVASFEQHRHVLQEGAPCPLCGAEEHPYRQSQPQVAGILAQLAERVRQLDLDWERLHHQHIQGESEGVELARQLAARQQHQPELAARSEQLSQRWSLLGGRGLPPRQSPVEWAELQAELLAQGEALDHELAAGQQQLQQAQQGQQQLARLREQLAQLNVRYQQCEQQWHEDERQKVAWEAELKALAEQEITLRQRLAQGEARLDQQMGAEPWRQWIEGERWQEWQQSCEAYLQGQGEWEQLGNELASLTPLLSAQEVRVQGQNALLHKLERDYKEGEQQRQGLLASREACLDGRAIALVEHEWQQRLQQATSRLEEAVTALRAARERQTELRTRLTHLEQDRQLSSRRRREVQGRWAAQASALGIAEYDLRRLLAISPDELKVRRAALQRLEDALTEARTRLGERQRAQAQEEAKLERYREHHGELTALSTEELNQRLTTSTALCRELEEQLFQCKSTLAQAETAALKAGSLQAELACQQGVVDHWQQLSELIGSASGAKFRTFAQSLTLERLLLEANAQLAELSPRYRLERVPGTDLALQVVDLDMGDEVRSVDSLSGGESFLVSLALALALSSLSSRQTQVESLFIDEGFGTLDPDSLDLALSSLDSLQAAGRQIGVISHVQTLVERIGVQIRVEALGGGESRVVLP, encoded by the coding sequence ATGAAAATCTTGTCTCTCGCCGGTGAGAATCTGGCCAGCCTGACCGGCACCTTCGCCATCGACTTCACCCGTGGCGCCCTGGGGGCCGCTGGGCTCTTTGCCATCACGGGCAATACCGGGGCGGGCAAGAGCACCCTGCTCGACGCCATCTGCCTCGCGCTCTATGACGAGATGCCGCGCTTTATTGCCAATCGCAAGAATGTTGAAAAAATTGGCCGAGCTGATGAAGACGAAAAAGAAAAATTAACAGCTAACGATGTTAAAAATATCCTCAGCCGTGGTCATGCCAGCGGCTTTGCCGAGGTGCAGTTTCGCGGCTGTGACGGTCGCATCTGGCTGGCACGCTGGGCGGTGCGGCGGGCCCGCAACCGCTCGGAGGGGCGCTTTCAGGCCCAGGAGCGCAGCCTGACCGACGTCGTTACCGGCCAGATTTTCTCCGGCAGCAAGCGGGAGTTGCAGGAGCGCATCGATGAGCTGGTGGGCCTCTCCTGGGAGCAGTTCCGCCGGGCGGTGATCCTGCCCCAGGGGGAGTTCGCCGCCTTCCTCAAGTCGGGCGCCGACGAGCGCTCGGCGCTGCTGGAGCGGATGACGGGCACCGAGCTCTACTCCGCCATCTCGGTACAGACCCATGAGCGGGCCCGGGCCGAGCAGCAGACGCTCGCGGCCATAGGCCAACGGCTCGGCGACGTGGCGCTGATGGACGAGGCGACCCGCGAGCACTGGGTCACCGAGCAGCAGCGCCTCTCCACCAGCCTCAAGCACGAGCAGCAGCAGCGTCAGCTGTTGCAGGACTTGCGCGACCTCAACGATCGCATCGCCGCCCTGCGTCTGGCCTGTCAGGAGGGGCAGACCGCACTCGCGGACGCCGAGGCGGCTCATGCCCAGGCGGCCCCGGAGCGGGAGGAGTTTGGCCGCGCCGAGCAGGCCCAGGTGGCCCGCGCCGATCACGACGAGCTGGCCCGCCTCGACCAGGAGGTGCAACAGCAGGAGCTGCTTGTCGGCCAGTTGGGACCCGAGCTTGAGCTGTCCTCGCAGGCGCAGCAACAGGCCGCCCTGCGTGAGCAGCAGTTGCTGGCGGACAAGCTGGCCGCCGAGCGGGAGTGGGGAGCCCTGCAACCCGAGCTCAAGCGGGCACAGGATCTCGATACCCGCATCCGGGAGAAGGCCGGCCAGTTGCAGGAGATCCAGCAGCAGGGCGCGCAGGCGAGGACCCTGCAACTCCAGCTGCAACAGGAGTGGCAGCAGCAGTGCGAGCGGGCGCAGGCGCTCGAGGATCGCCGCCGGCAATGGGCGAGCTGGCTCGAGGAGCGCAAGACGCTGGCCCCGCTGGCACGCCAGTGGCAACCCCTGCTGGCGGCCATGCAGGACTGGGCCGAGAACAAGGCGCTGCTGCAGCGCTTGCTGCAGAGCCATGAGCACAAGAGTCATGCCTTGCGCGATCTGCAGGCTCGCCTCGAGCAGGGGCAACAGGAGCGTGACCATTGGCAGCAGGAGCGTGCACGTCTGCAGCTGCAACACGATCAGGTGCAGGCGCAGGAGTGGGACGCCCAGGTTGCCAGGGCGCAGGAGCTACGTCAGTCCCGCACCGAGCAGCTGGCACGGGTGCGGCAGTTGCTGGAGCTGGCACAGGCGGGTCGCAATCACAGCGAACAGCAGCAGCGATTGTGGCAAGAGATCGGCATGCTCGAGCAGCAGCTGGCCCGGCTCGCCGCCCAGCACGATGAGCTGGAGCCCGCCTTGGCGCGGCTCGGCACCCAGCGGGAGGAGGCGCGCCATGCCCTGGAGCAGGCCCGCGCCGTGGCCAGTTTCGAGCAGCATCGTCACGTGCTCCAGGAGGGGGCTCCCTGCCCGCTCTGCGGCGCCGAGGAGCATCCCTATCGCCAGAGCCAGCCCCAGGTGGCTGGCATACTGGCGCAGCTGGCCGAGCGCGTCCGTCAGCTGGATCTCGACTGGGAGCGACTCCATCATCAGCACATCCAGGGGGAGAGCGAAGGGGTCGAACTGGCCCGCCAACTGGCCGCCCGCCAGCAGCATCAGCCCGAGCTGGCGGCGAGATCCGAACAGCTGAGCCAGCGCTGGTCACTGCTGGGAGGGCGTGGCCTGCCACCGCGCCAGAGCCCGGTGGAGTGGGCCGAGCTGCAGGCCGAGCTACTGGCCCAGGGGGAGGCTCTGGATCACGAGCTGGCGGCCGGCCAACAGCAGTTGCAGCAGGCCCAGCAGGGGCAGCAGCAGCTGGCGAGGCTGCGGGAGCAACTGGCCCAACTCAACGTCCGGTATCAGCAGTGTGAGCAGCAGTGGCACGAAGACGAGCGCCAGAAGGTAGCCTGGGAGGCCGAGCTGAAGGCGCTGGCCGAGCAGGAGATCACCCTGCGCCAGCGTCTGGCACAGGGGGAGGCCAGGCTCGATCAGCAGATGGGGGCAGAGCCCTGGCGCCAGTGGATTGAGGGTGAGCGCTGGCAGGAGTGGCAGCAGAGCTGCGAGGCCTATCTGCAGGGGCAGGGAGAGTGGGAGCAACTAGGCAACGAGCTCGCCAGCCTGACCCCCCTACTGAGCGCCCAGGAGGTACGGGTGCAGGGCCAGAACGCGCTGCTGCACAAGCTGGAGCGCGACTACAAGGAGGGCGAACAGCAGCGCCAGGGACTGCTGGCCAGCCGCGAGGCCTGTCTCGATGGCCGCGCCATCGCCCTGGTCGAGCACGAATGGCAGCAGCGGCTGCAGCAGGCGACCAGCCGGCTCGAGGAGGCGGTGACCGCCCTGCGGGCCGCCAGGGAGCGACAGACCGAGCTCAGGACCCGGCTCACTCACCTCGAGCAGGACAGGCAGCTGAGCAGCCGGCGGCGGCGCGAGGTGCAGGGGCGTTGGGCGGCGCAGGCCAGTGCGCTCGGCATTGCCGAATATGATCTGCGCCGGCTGCTGGCCATCAGCCCGGATGAGCTCAAGGTGCGGCGCGCCGCCTTGCAGCGGCTTGAGGACGCCCTGACCGAGGCCAGAACCCGGCTCGGGGAGCGCCAGCGGGCGCAGGCGCAGGAGGAAGCCAAGCTGGAGCGTTACCGCGAGCATCATGGGGAGCTGACCGCGCTCTCCACCGAGGAGCTGAACCAGCGCCTCACCACCAGCACTGCGCTGTGCCGCGAGCTGGAGGAGCAGCTGTTCCAGTGCAAGAGCACCCTGGCCCAGGCCGAGACGGCGGCGCTCAAGGCGGGGAGCCTGCAGGCAGAGTTGGCCTGCCAGCAGGGGGTGGTGGATCACTGGCAACAGTTGTCTGAGCTGATAGGGTCGGCCAGCGGTGCCAAATTCCGCACCTTCGCCCAGAGCCTCACCCTGGAGCGTTTGCTGCTGGAGGCCAATGCCCAGCTCGCCGAGCTGTCGCCGCGCTACCGGCTGGAGCGGGTGCCCGGCACCGATCTGGCGCTGCAGGTGGTGGATCTCGACATGGGGGACGAGGTGCGTTCGGTGGACTCCCTCTCCGGCGGCGAGAGCTTCCTGGTGTCGCTGGCGTTGGCGCTGGCGCTCTCCAGCCTCTCCTCCCGCCAGACCCAGGTCGAGTCGCTGTTCATCGACGAGGGATTCGGCACCCTGGATCCGGACAGCCTGGATCTCGCGCTCTCCAGCCTCGACTCCTTGCAGGCGGCGGGCCGCCAGATCGGGGTCATCTCCCACGTCCAGACCCTGGTGGAGCGCATCGGTGTGCAAATAAGGGTCGAGGCCCTCGGCGGCGGCGAGAGCCGGGTAGTCTTGCCCTGA
- the ptsI gene encoding phosphoenolpyruvate-protein phosphotransferase PtsI — protein MISGILASPGIAFGKALLLKEDEIVINQGKISVDQIDAEINRFLEARTKSAAQLEAIKEMAGRTFGEEKEAIFEGHIMLLEDEELEGDIRSFIKDNKASADKAIYEVIEQYAKMMAELDDPYLRERATDFRDIGTRLVKNVLGIAVVNLSTIDEEVILVAKDLTPSETAQINLKYVLGFVTDIGGRTSHTSIMARSLELPAIVGTNDITARVNNGEMLILDGINNQIIINPTAEQLAEAKKFQAQFQAEKDELAKLKDLPAITLDGHQVEVCANIGTVKDTEGAIRNGAEGVGLYRTEFLFMDRDALPTEDEQFKAYKEVAAAMPDQPIIVRTMDIGGDKELPYMNFPKEMNPFLGWRAVRIFFDREDIMHAQLKAILRASAFGKLRIMFPMIISVEEFRSLKATVEQLKAELRADGKAFDESIEVGIMIETPAAAVMAHHLAKEVDFFSIGTNDLTQYTLAVDRGNEMISAMYNPLSPSVLTLIKMVIDASHDNGKWTGMCGELAGDERATLLLLGMGLDEFSMSAISVPRIKKLIRNTNFEDVKAMADQALSYATAAEIEACVDNFIKQKAVC, from the coding sequence ATGATATCTGGCATTCTTGCGTCCCCCGGTATCGCATTCGGTAAGGCGCTTCTTCTGAAAGAAGATGAAATCGTTATCAATCAGGGCAAGATCTCTGTTGACCAGATTGACGCCGAGATCAACCGCTTCCTCGAAGCCCGCACCAAGTCAGCCGCACAGCTGGAAGCCATCAAAGAGATGGCAGGTCGCACCTTCGGTGAGGAAAAAGAGGCCATCTTCGAAGGCCACATCATGCTGCTCGAAGATGAGGAGCTGGAAGGGGATATCAGATCCTTCATCAAAGACAACAAGGCTTCCGCCGACAAAGCCATCTATGAGGTGATCGAGCAGTACGCCAAGATGATGGCCGAGCTGGATGACCCCTATCTGCGTGAGCGCGCCACCGACTTCCGTGACATCGGAACCCGTCTGGTGAAGAACGTGCTGGGCATCGCCGTTGTCAACCTGAGCACCATCGACGAAGAGGTCATCCTGGTCGCCAAAGACCTGACCCCGTCCGAAACCGCTCAGATCAACCTGAAATACGTGCTGGGTTTTGTCACCGACATCGGTGGCCGTACCTCTCACACCTCCATCATGGCCCGCTCCCTGGAGCTGCCGGCCATCGTGGGCACCAACGACATCACAGCGCGCGTCAACAATGGCGAGATGCTGATACTGGATGGCATCAACAACCAGATCATCATCAACCCGACCGCCGAGCAGCTGGCTGAGGCCAAGAAATTCCAGGCCCAGTTCCAGGCCGAGAAAGACGAGCTGGCCAAGTTGAAAGATCTGCCCGCCATCACCCTTGATGGTCATCAGGTCGAAGTGTGCGCCAACATCGGTACCGTCAAGGATACCGAGGGTGCCATCCGTAATGGCGCCGAAGGCGTGGGTCTGTACCGTACCGAGTTCCTGTTCATGGATCGCGATGCGCTGCCGACCGAAGATGAGCAGTTCAAGGCCTACAAAGAAGTGGCAGCGGCCATGCCGGATCAGCCGATCATCGTCCGCACCATGGACATCGGCGGCGACAAAGAACTGCCTTACATGAATTTCCCGAAAGAGATGAACCCCTTCCTGGGCTGGCGTGCCGTGCGCATTTTCTTCGATCGCGAAGACATCATGCACGCCCAACTGAAGGCCATTCTGCGCGCCTCCGCCTTTGGCAAACTGCGCATCATGTTCCCGATGATTATCTCCGTCGAAGAGTTCCGCAGCCTCAAGGCGACCGTGGAGCAGCTGAAGGCTGAACTGCGTGCCGACGGCAAAGCCTTTGATGAATCCATCGAAGTGGGTATCATGATCGAGACACCGGCTGCTGCCGTGATGGCTCATCATCTGGCCAAGGAAGTGGATTTCTTCAGTATCGGTACCAACGACCTGACCCAGTACACCCTGGCCGTCGATCGTGGTAACGAGATGATTTCCGCCATGTACAACCCGCTGTCACCCTCCGTCCTGACCCTGATCAAGATGGTAATCGACGCTTCCCATGACAATGGCAAGTGGACCGGTATGTGCGGTGAACTGGCTGGTGACGAACGCGCCACCCTGCTGCTGCTGGGTATGGGTCTGGATGAGTTCTCCATGAGCGCCATCTCTGTACCGCGTATCAAGAAGCTTATCCGTAACACCAACTTCGAAGATGTGAAGGCAATGGCAGACCAGGCTCTGAGCTATGCGACCGCCGCCGAAATCGAAGCCTGTGTAGATAACTTTATTAAGCAGAAGGCAGTCTGCTAA
- a CDS encoding exonuclease SbcCD subunit D C-terminal domain-containing protein, which yields MKILHTADWHLGHQLHGHERRFEHDAFLDWLADTIKSRQIDALLVAGDLFDTANPPASAWQQLYRFLARLRAEMPRLNMVLIGGNHDSPSKLDAPHELLRAFDLHLVGSISRDGEGRLETERLLVPLQDQEGKVAAWCAAVPFLRSSDLRVEPLEEGQDRLIEGVRQVYAEVLGAGRARCEPGQALIAMGHAYLAAGQLSELSERRVLGGNQHALPADIFAGADYTALGHLHLAQSPATAVHYSGSPLPLSLAEANYNHQVLEVVFEDGKLAGLERLPVPRSVEMIRLPESELDAALKAIEALSLPDCPQEAQPFLEVRLLLPKPEARIRERILAAMAGKPVRLARISTRYQGSGQGLADGASRRRLDELSPTEVFRLCYQRQFDGEPQAELVASFEEILAQVKESEV from the coding sequence ATGAAAATCCTGCACACCGCCGACTGGCATCTGGGTCATCAACTCCATGGCCACGAGCGCCGCTTCGAACACGACGCCTTCCTCGACTGGCTGGCCGACACCATCAAGAGCCGGCAGATCGACGCCCTGCTGGTGGCGGGGGATCTGTTCGATACCGCCAATCCCCCCGCCAGCGCCTGGCAACAGCTCTACCGCTTCCTGGCCCGGCTGCGGGCCGAGATGCCCAGGCTCAACATGGTGCTGATCGGCGGCAACCACGACTCCCCCTCCAAGCTGGATGCCCCTCACGAGCTGCTGCGGGCCTTCGATCTGCACCTGGTGGGCAGCATCAGCCGGGACGGGGAGGGGCGGCTCGAGACCGAGCGCCTGCTGGTGCCGCTGCAGGACCAGGAGGGCAAGGTTGCGGCCTGGTGCGCCGCCGTACCCTTCCTGCGCAGCAGCGATCTGCGGGTCGAGCCGCTGGAAGAGGGGCAGGATCGGCTGATCGAGGGGGTGCGTCAGGTCTATGCCGAGGTGCTGGGAGCGGGGCGCGCGCGCTGTGAGCCCGGCCAGGCGCTGATCGCCATGGGCCATGCCTATCTGGCGGCGGGCCAGCTCTCCGAGCTGTCCGAGCGGCGGGTGCTCGGCGGTAATCAGCACGCCCTGCCCGCCGACATCTTCGCAGGTGCCGACTACACGGCGCTCGGTCACCTGCATCTGGCCCAGAGCCCGGCCACGGCGGTGCACTACAGCGGCTCGCCGCTGCCGTTGTCGCTGGCAGAGGCGAACTACAACCATCAGGTGCTGGAGGTGGTGTTCGAGGATGGCAAACTGGCGGGGCTGGAGCGACTCCCCGTGCCCCGCAGCGTCGAGATGATCCGGCTGCCGGAGAGTGAACTCGACGCGGCGCTCAAAGCCATCGAGGCACTCTCCCTGCCCGACTGCCCCCAGGAGGCGCAACCCTTCCTCGAGGTGCGCCTGCTGCTGCCCAAGCCCGAGGCCCGCATCCGCGAGCGGATCCTGGCGGCCATGGCGGGCAAGCCGGTGCGGCTGGCCCGCATCAGCACCCGCTATCAGGGCTCGGGTCAGGGGCTGGCCGATGGTGCCAGCCGACGCAGGCTGGATGAACTCTCGCCGACCGAGGTATTCAGGCTCTGCTATCAGCGCCAGTTTGACGGTGAACCCCAGGCCGAGCTGGTGGCCTCGTTTGAAGAGATCCTGGCGCAGGTCAAGGAGTCCGAAGTATGA
- a CDS encoding GDSL-type esterase/lipase family protein, translating to MRRCVMGLLCLLLTACGEPGFRPLGAGETILAFGDSLTEGRGASPTQSYPSVLAALSGHPVINAGVSGELSQAGMARLPALLVEHRPALVILLEGGNDILRGSGEAALKANLAAMIEAVQGSGAQLLLVAVPRRSLFATGAPLYAELAEQYQLVLDEESIGELLRSPEFKSDAVHLNGAGYRALAERLHRTLLDRGAL from the coding sequence ATGAGAAGATGCGTGATGGGGCTGCTCTGCCTGCTGCTGACGGCCTGCGGCGAGCCGGGCTTCAGGCCCCTGGGGGCGGGGGAGACCATCTTGGCGTTCGGCGATAGCCTGACCGAGGGGCGCGGCGCCAGCCCGACTCAGAGCTACCCCAGCGTGCTGGCCGCTCTGAGCGGTCACCCCGTCATCAACGCCGGGGTCTCGGGCGAGCTGAGTCAGGCGGGCATGGCTCGCTTGCCGGCGCTGCTGGTCGAGCACAGGCCCGCGCTGGTGATCTTGCTGGAGGGGGGCAACGACATACTGCGCGGCAGCGGGGAGGCGGCGCTCAAGGCCAACCTGGCCGCCATGATAGAGGCGGTGCAGGGCAGCGGTGCCCAACTGTTGCTGGTGGCCGTGCCCCGCAGGTCCCTGTTCGCCACGGGGGCACCGCTCTACGCCGAGCTCGCGGAGCAATACCAGCTGGTGCTGGACGAGGAGAGCATAGGCGAGCTGCTGCGCAGCCCCGAGTTCAAGTCCGATGCGGTGCATCTCAATGGGGCGGGTTATCGCGCCCTGGCCGAGCGGCTGCACCGCACGCTTCTGGATCGCGGCGCGCTCTGA
- a CDS encoding cytochrome b — protein MLKNTERRYGSLSIGLHWLTLLLMIAVYSLMEFRDIFPKGSVGRDAMKEWHFMLGLLILALVVVRLLVRFSSPSPRIEPALSPLMLRLAHLAHLALYGFLLLTPLLGWLLLSAGGKPIPFFGAELPALMAPDDGLKGTIKELHETLANIGYALIALHAAAALYHHHVLKDNTLTNMLPEKK, from the coding sequence ATGTTGAAGAATACGGAACGACGTTATGGCAGTCTGAGCATCGGGTTGCACTGGCTGACCCTGCTGTTGATGATCGCCGTCTACAGCCTGATGGAGTTCAGGGACATCTTCCCCAAGGGCTCCGTCGGACGTGATGCCATGAAGGAGTGGCACTTCATGCTGGGTCTACTGATCCTGGCACTGGTGGTGGTGCGCCTGCTGGTGCGCTTCAGCAGCCCGTCACCACGTATCGAGCCCGCCCTCTCTCCCCTGATGCTCAGGCTGGCCCACCTCGCCCATCTGGCGCTGTACGGCTTTCTGCTGCTCACCCCGCTACTGGGCTGGCTGCTGCTGAGCGCGGGTGGCAAGCCCATCCCCTTCTTCGGAGCCGAGTTGCCCGCCCTGATGGCGCCGGATGATGGCCTGAAGGGGACCATCAAGGAGCTGCACGAGACGCTGGCCAACATCGGCTATGCCCTGATCGCCCTGCACGCCGCCGCGGCCCTCTATCACCACCATGTGCTCAAGGACAACACCCTGACCAATATGCTCCCCGAGAAGAAATAA